Proteins found in one Neofelis nebulosa isolate mNeoNeb1 chromosome 3, mNeoNeb1.pri, whole genome shotgun sequence genomic segment:
- the SHROOM3 gene encoding protein Shroom3 isoform X4, whose translation MVLSKGGCLALMLPRLRTQNSRRQQNPDACADPGPAGTSTSDSLSPEPLTSDPQHRKAAWSGGVKLRPKHRRSDPAGRPHSWHLTKLGEKQPEGSMMQITPGTIGSPWPQRYHSSSSTSDLSNYDHAYLRRSPDHCSSQGSMESLEPSGGYPPCHLLSPAKSTSSIDQLSHLHNKRDSAYSSFSTSSSILEYPPPGISSRERSGSVDTTSARGGLLEGMRQADIRYVKTVYDPRRGVSAEYEVNSSALLLQGREARASADGQGYDKWHSVPRGKGAPPPSWSQQCPGSLETATSSLAPKAAAPLPPARSDSYAAFRQRERPNSWSSLDQKRFCRPQANVAASLKSPFLEEQLHTVLEKSPENSPPAKPKHNYPQKAQPGQPLLPTGIYPVPSLEPHFAQVPQPSVSGNGTLYPALAKESGYTAPHGACDKMATFDENGNQNGSSRSGFAFYQPLEPDSMSLVERKPETSAKCVPYRVHFPSVPENEEDTSLERQLAPLHGSSPHPNERKSTHSNKPYSNHHSLKVGEDKRSSRPSEPWEGDLHADHNANLQHRLERESLGQSPPNNFGRTKSAFSSLQNIPENLRRQSSMEPGRGAQEGYQDGRSTCVVNSKGEDSGRKAVPDHRSHLDRPVSYPRPEARTSALASFPSSDPRHEDPPSPPHQQTSSLGRRRLSSSSASALQGFQYGKPHCSVLEKVSKIEQREQGSQRPLSVGSSHYGHNYRPNRTVPNSHPFGKDFEETKGNIRFSDSTEPIGNGEQQHFKKEEPKLEEITWQPHSQQLRRGADGGCGPQLQGSEPLRRDTHLLRSQSTFQLLGETEQEPLWLDDRPSTPESPVLDAPFSRAYRNSIKDAQSRVLGATSFRRRDLEPGTPAASRAWRPRPASAHVGLRSPEAAASASPHTPRERHSVTPAEGDPARPALPATRRGPRRRLTPEQKKRSYSEPEKMNEVGISEEAEPAPSSAQKKGLRFTESTVADRRRIFERDGKACSTLSLSGPELKQFQQSALADYIQRKTGKRPSAAACSLQEPGPPRERAQSTYLQPGPAASEGPGLTSASSLCSLREPSLQLRREAAFLPAAAAAGDVGESPRAPRDRSSSFAGGHVFGELRRGDQAPRELLAGANYGPKGTQRVDRTPGEPSSWGAAARRAGKSMSAEDLLERSDVLAVPVHVRSRSSPTADKRQDVVLGENNSFGPVKDPYYLAGPGSRSVSCSERGHEDMLLLKHHPSLRWGGSGCKAVGGSSVPSECPGPLDHQRQASRTTPCPRLLPTGMQGHLTDTRAASLTPLSSALPSPVPSSSQAATDQLTGRDCQTGQQPLPPYTPAVTHRSNGHSLVQPASPRGHEPNSPEHGLEEATRKRVSLPQRPAPPRVKWAHTVREDSLPEESSSPDFGDLKHYKTQQTPPSSGSTLDSPLGAPSTPGRISLRISESVLLASPPPREDDDDEVFVKDLCPNAASSPAFELPPPPPPPLSQDTPVNSLDDFPPPPPHALYEAELDSEDHKEPCTSSSSKFAKVTVAKERPMPGTVHLVGSHIPASRSQTSIKGSEANETNPTSTMGALPQLAGALGKQPGPGQPSPIHNPVSGTQSLEKNVSSGPQKTSEDIRTEALAKEIVHQDKSLADILDPDSRMKTTMDLMEGLFPRDVNLLKENSIKRKAMQRTVNCAGYESKRSEDKEAMGVLVNCPAYYSVSAPKAELLNKIKDMPEEVNEEEEQVDVNEKKAELIGSLTHKLETLQEAKGSLLMDIKLNNALGEEVEALISELCKPNEFDKYKMFIGDLDKVVNLLLSLSGRLARVENVLSGLGEDASNEERSSLNEKRKVLAGQHEDARELKENLDRRERVVLDILANYLSEEQLQDYQHFVKMKSTLLIEQRKLDDKIKLGQEQVKCLLESLPSDFIPKAGALVLPPNLESETAPVGGCTLSGIFPTLTSPL comes from the exons CTCCTCTACCAGTGACCTCTCCAACTATGACCACGCGTACCTGAGGCGAAGCCCTGACCACTGCAGCTCCCAGGGGAGCAtggagagcctggagcccagtgggGGATACCCACCCTGCCATCTTCTCTCCCCTGCCAAGTCCACCAGCAGCATTGACCAGCTCAGCCACCTCCACAACAAGAGAGACTCGGCGTACAGCTCCTTCTCCACCAGCTCTAGCATCCTGGAGTATCCGCCCCCCGGCATCTCTAGCCGGGAGCGTTCAGGCTCCGTGGACACCACTTCTGCCCGGGGCGGCCTCCTAGAAGGGATGAGGCAGGCAGACATTCGCTATGTCAAGACAGTCTATGATCCCCGGAGGGGAGTCTCAGCAGAGTATGAGGTGAACTCTTCAGCCCTGCTTCTCCAAGGGAGGGAGGCCCGAGCATCAGCAGATGGTCAGGGCTATGATAAATGGCACAGTGTTCCTCGGGGCAAGGGGGCGCCCCCCCCATCCTGGAGCCAGCAATGCCCCGGTTCCTTGGAGACGGCCACTTCCAGCCTGGCTCCTAAAGCGGCCGCACCGCTGCCCCCAGCTCGGAGCGACAGTTATGCAGCCTTTCGGCAGCGAGAACGGCCCAACTCTTGGTCTAGCCTTGATCAGAAGCGGTTCTGTCGGCCTCAGGCAAACGTCGCAGCCTCCCTGAAATCTCCCTTCTTAGAGGAACAGCTGCATACTGTGCTAGAGAAGAGTCCAGAGAACAGCCCCCCAGCGAAGCCCAAGCATAATTACCCCCAGAAGGCCCAACCTGGCCAACCTCTACTGCCAACTGGCATCTACCCGGTACCTTCTCTGGAGCCACACtttgcccaggtgccccagccttctGTGAGTGGTAACGGCACGCTCTACCCAGCACTGGCCAAGGAGAGTGGGTATACAGCTCCCCACGGAGCTTGTGACAAAATGGCTACCTTTGACGAGAATGGGAACCAAAATGGATCTAGCAGGTCTGGGTTCGCCTTCTACCAGCCTCTAGAACCTGATTCAATGTCCCTGGTAGAGAGGAAACCTGAAACTTCAGCCAAATGTGTCCCCTACAGAGTCCATTTCCCTTCAGTACCTGAAAATGAGGAGGATACCTCACTGGAGAGACAGCTCGCCCCTCTCCACGGCAGCAGCCCACATCCCAACGAGAGAAAGAGCACCCACAGCAACAAACCATATTCTAATCACCACAGCCTCAAAGTGGGTGAAGACAAGAGATCTTCCAGGCCCTCAGAGCCCTGGGAGGGTGATTTACACGCAGACCACAATGCCAACCTGCAGCACAGGCTGGAGAGGGAGAGCCTAGGCCAGAGCCCGCCGAACAACTTTGGCAGGACCAAGTCAGCCTTCTCCTCTCTCCAGAACATTCCTGAGAATCTAAGaaggcagagcagcatggagccAGGAAGAGGAGCCCAGGAGGGCTACCAGGATGGCAGGTCCACCTGTGTAGTCAACAGCAAGGGGGAGGACTCTGGCAGGAAAGCTGTTCCCGATCACAGGAGCCACCTGGACAGGCCAGTTTCCTATCCAAGGCCCGAGGCGAGAACCAGTGCCTTGGCCTCTTTCCCAAGTTCAGACCCAAGGCACGAGgaccctccctctccaccccaccagCAGACATCCAGTCTGGGCCGGAGGCGGCTCAGCTCCAGCAGCGCCTCGGCTCTGCAGGGCTTTCAGTATGGGAAGCCTCACTGCTCCGTGCTGGAGAAGGTTTCCAAGATAGAGCAGCGAGAACAAGGGAGCCAGAGACCCCTAAGTGTGGGCAGCTCTCATTATGGCCATAACTACAGGCCCAACAGGACCGTTCCAAATTCTCATCCTTTTGGGAAGGACTTTGAGGAGACAAAAGGCAATATCCGTTTTTCCGACTCCACTGAACCCATAGGCAATGGGGAGCAGCAGCACTTCAAAAAGGAGGAGCCAAAGCTGGAAGAGATTACCTGGCAGCCACACAGTCAGCAGTTGAGGAGGGGTGCGGATGGCGGCTGTGGCCCCCAGCTCCAAGGCAGTGAGCCCCTGAGGCGGGACACGCACCTGCTCCGCAGCCAGAGCACCTTTCAGCTCTTAGGCGAGACGGAGCAGGAGCCCCTGTGGCTGGATGACAGGCCCAGCACGCCCGAGTCGCCGGTGCTGGACGCCCCTTTCAGCCGTGCCTACCGGAACAGCATCAAGGACGCGCAGTCCCGCGTCCTGGGGGCCACCTCCTTTCGACGCCGGGACCTCGAGCCGGGGACACCCGCGGCTTCGAGAGCCTGGCGTCCAAGGCCCGCCTCAGCCCACGTGGGGCTGCGGAGCCCGGAGGCGGCGGCTTCCGCCTCCCCGCACACCCCTCGTGAGCGGCACAGCGTGACCCCGGCCGAGGGCGACCCTGCCCGACCCGCGCTCCCTGCCACCCGAAGGGGGCCGCGCCGTCGCCTGACCCCCGAACAGAAGAAGCGCTCCTATTCGGAGCCCGAGAAGATGAACGAGGTGGGGATCTCGGAGGAGGCCGAGCCGGCGCCCTCGAGCGCGCAGAAGAAGGGGCTGCGTTTCACCGAGAGCACCGTGGCGGACCGGCGCCGCATCTTCGAGCGCGACGGCAAGGCCTGCTCGACGCTCAGCCTGTCGGGCCCCGAGCTGAAGCAGTTCCAGCAGAGCGCCCTGGCCGACTACATCCAGCGCAAGACCGGCAAGCGGCCCTCCGCCGCCGCCTGCAGCCTCCAGGAGCCCGGGCCACCGCGGGAGCGCGCCCAGAGCACCTACCTGCAGCCCGGCCCCGCGGCGTCCGAGGGCCCCGGCCTCACCTCGGCCTCCAGCCTCTGCTCGCTGCGGGAACCGAGCCTGCAGCTCCGCAGAGAGGCCGCCTTCCTACCCGCCGCAGCAGCGGCGGGGGACGTGGGGGAGTCCCCACGGGCCCCCAGAGATCGCAGCAGCTCCTTCGCTGGTGGTCATGTCTTTGGGGAGCTGCGACGTGGGGACCAAGCCCCGAGGGAGCTGCTCGCTGGAGCTAACTATGGGCCGAAGGGCACCCAGAGGGTGGACAGGACCCCTGGGGAGCCCTCCTCGTGGGGGGCCGCAGCCAGGAGGGCTGGGAAGTCCATGTCTGCTGAAGACCTGCTGGAGCGCTCAGACGTCCTGGCGGTTCCTGTCCATGTGAGATCACGGTCCTCTCCCACTGCAGACAAGCGTCAG GATGTGGTTTTGGGGGAAAACAACAGCTTTGGCCCTGTGAAGGATCCGTATTATTTGGCTGGCCCTGGGTCCAG GTCCGTCAGTTGTTCAGAAAGAGGCCACGAAGACATGCTGTTGCTCAAACACCATCCTAGCCTTCGTTGGGGTGGTTCAGGCTGCAAAGCAGTTGGTGGTTCCTCTGTACCCAGCGAATGTCCTGGACCCCTGGACCATCAGAGGCAGGCCAGCAGAACAACGCCTTGCCCCAGGCTGTTGCCCACAGGAATGCAAGGGCATCTCACAGACACCAGGGCTGCATCCCTGACCCCACTCAGCTCAGCTCTGCCTTCCCCCGTTCCCTCCAGCTCCCAGGCTGCGACCGATCAGCTGACTGGAAGGGACTGTCAGACAGGGCAACAGCCTCTTCCTCCATACACCCCAGCAGTGACCCACAGAAGCAATGGTCACAGCCTGGTCCAGCCTGCCAGTCCAAGAGGCCACGAGCCCAACAGCCCGGAGCATGGGCTAGAAGAGGCAACAAGGAAGCGGGTCTCGTTGCCTCAGCGGCCTGCCCCACCTCGGGTGAAGTGGGCCCACACGGTCAGAGAGGACAGCCTCCCTGAAGAATCCTCGTCACCTGATTTTGGAGACCTGAAGCACTACAAAACACAGCAGACTCCTCCAAGCTCAGGCAGCACTCTAGACTCGCCTCTTGGGGCCCCAAGCACTCCAGGGAGGATCTCCCTCCGAATATCTGAGTCGGTCCTGCTGGCCTCCCCACCACCTCgggaagatgatgatgatgaggtgTTTGTGAAGGACTTGTGCCCCAACGCCGCTTCCAGCCCCGCATTTgaacttcccccacccccaccgcctccGCTGAGCCAGGACACCCCAGTGAATAGCTTGGATGactttcctccacctcctccccacgCTCTGTATGAGGCAGAACTGGACAGTGAGGATCACAAGGAGCCCTGTACCAG CAGCTCCAGCAAATTTGCCAAGGTGACGGTTGCCAAGGAAAGGCCCATGCCTGGTACAGTCCATTTGGTTGGCAGTCATATACCAGCTTCCAGATCGCAAACTTCTATCAAGGGTTCAGAAGCCAACGAGACCAACCCAACCTCCACCATGGGCGCTCTGCCCCAACTTGCTGGGGCTCTTGGCAAGCAGCCAGGCCCCGGGCAGCCATCTCCCATCCACAACCCAGTCAGTGGGACTCAGAGTTTAGAAAAGAATGTTAGTTCTGGTCCTCAGAAGACCTCAGAAGACATCAGAACAGAGGCTCTGGCAAAGGAAATTGTCCACCAAGACAAATCTCTGGCAGACATTTTGGATCCagactccagaatgaagacaactaTGGACCTGATGGAAGGTTTGTTTCCCCGAGATGTAAACTTGTTGAAGGAGAACAGCATAAAGAGAAAGGCCATGCAAAGAACTGTCAACTGTGCAGGATATGAAAGCAAGAG GAGTGAAGACAAGGAGGCAATGGGCGTGCTGGTCAACTGTCCTGCCTACTACAGTGTGTCTGCTCCCAAGGCTGAGCTTCTGAACAAGATCAAGGATATGCCAGAGGAGGTGaatgaggaagaggagcaggTGGATGTCAATGAAAAGAAG GCCGAGCTCATTGGAAGCCTCACCCACAAGCTTGAGACCCTGCAGGAAGCGAAAGGGAGTCTGCTGATGGACATCAAGCTCAATAATGCCTTGGGGGAAGAGGTGGAGGCTTTGATCAGTGAGCTCTGCAAGCCGAATGAGTTTGACAAGTACAAGATGTTCATCGGGGATTTGGACAAGGTGGTAAACCTGCTGCTCTCCCTCTCAGGGCGCCTGGCCCGTGTGGAAAACGTCCTTAGCGGCCTCGGTGAAGATGCCAGTAATGAAGAAAGG AGCTCCCTCAACGAGAAGAGGAAGGTCTTGGCTGGGCAGCACGAGGATGCCCGGGAGCTCAAGGAGAACCTGGATCGGAGGGAGCGTGTAGTGTTGGACATCCTGGCCAACTACCTGTCAGAGGAGCAGCTCCAGGATTACCAGCATTTCGTGAAAATGAAGTCAACACTCCTCATTGAGCAGCGAAAGCTGGACGACAAGATCAAGCTAGGCCAGGAACAAGTCAAGTGTCTGCTGGAGAGCCTCCCGTCTGATTTCATTCCCAAGGCAGGGGCCTTGGTTCTGCCCCCAAACCTTGAGAGTGAAACGGCTCCTGTTGGGGGGTGTACTTTAAGTGGTATTTTTCCAACATTAACCTCCCCACTTTAA
- the SHROOM3 gene encoding protein Shroom3 isoform X6, whose product MAFYPSPEYDMQLARGLLSRMLLFATRRSDPAGRPHSWHLTKLGEKQPEGSMMQITPGTIGSPWPQRYHSSSSTSDLSNYDHAYLRRSPDHCSSQGSMESLEPSGGYPPCHLLSPAKSTSSIDQLSHLHNKRDSAYSSFSTSSSILEYPPPGISSRERSGSVDTTSARGGLLEGMRQADIRYVKTVYDPRRGVSAEYEVNSSALLLQGREARASADGQGYDKWHSVPRGKGAPPPSWSQQCPGSLETATSSLAPKAAAPLPPARSDSYAAFRQRERPNSWSSLDQKRFCRPQANVAASLKSPFLEEQLHTVLEKSPENSPPAKPKHNYPQKAQPGQPLLPTGIYPVPSLEPHFAQVPQPSVSGNGTLYPALAKESGYTAPHGACDKMATFDENGNQNGSSRSGFAFYQPLEPDSMSLVERKPETSAKCVPYRVHFPSVPENEEDTSLERQLAPLHGSSPHPNERKSTHSNKPYSNHHSLKVGEDKRSSRPSEPWEGDLHADHNANLQHRLERESLGQSPPNNFGRTKSAFSSLQNIPENLRRQSSMEPGRGAQEGYQDGRSTCVVNSKGEDSGRKAVPDHRSHLDRPVSYPRPEARTSALASFPSSDPRHEDPPSPPHQQTSSLGRRRLSSSSASALQGFQYGKPHCSVLEKVSKIEQREQGSQRPLSVGSSHYGHNYRPNRTVPNSHPFGKDFEETKGNIRFSDSTEPIGNGEQQHFKKEEPKLEEITWQPHSQQLRRGADGGCGPQLQGSEPLRRDTHLLRSQSTFQLLGETEQEPLWLDDRPSTPESPVLDAPFSRAYRNSIKDAQSRVLGATSFRRRDLEPGTPAASRAWRPRPASAHVGLRSPEAAASASPHTPRERHSVTPAEGDPARPALPATRRGPRRRLTPEQKKRSYSEPEKMNEVGISEEAEPAPSSAQKKGLRFTESTVADRRRIFERDGKACSTLSLSGPELKQFQQSALADYIQRKTGKRPSAAACSLQEPGPPRERAQSTYLQPGPAASEGPGLTSASSLCSLREPSLQLRREAAFLPAAAAAGDVGESPRAPRDRSSSFAGGHVFGELRRGDQAPRELLAGANYGPKGTQRVDRTPGEPSSWGAAARRAGKSMSAEDLLERSDVLAVPVHVRSRSSPTADKRQDVVLGENNSFGPVKDPYYLAGPGSRSVSCSERGHEDMLLLKHHPSLRWGGSGCKAVGGSSVPSECPGPLDHQRQASRTTPCPRLLPTGMQGHLTDTRAASLTPLSSALPSPVPSSSQAATDQLTGRDCQTGQQPLPPYTPAVTHRSNGHSLVQPASPRGHEPNSPEHGLEEATRKRVSLPQRPAPPRVKWAHTVREDSLPEESSSPDFGDLKHYKTQQTPPSSGSTLDSPLGAPSTPGRISLRISESVLLASPPPREDDDDEVFVKDLCPNAASSPAFELPPPPPPPLSQDTPVNSLDDFPPPPPHALYEAELDSEDHKEPCTSSSSKFAKVTVAKERPMPGTVHLVGSHIPASRSQTSIKGSEANETNPTSTMGALPQLAGALGKQPGPGQPSPIHNPVSGTQSLEKNVSSGPQKTSEDIRTEALAKEIVHQDKSLADILDPDSRMKTTMDLMEGLFPRDVNLLKENSIKRKAMQRTVNCAGYESKRSEDKEAMGVLVNCPAYYSVSAPKAELLNKIKDMPEEVNEEEEQVDVNEKKAELIGSLTHKLETLQEAKGSLLMDIKLNNALGEEVEALISELCKPNEFDKYKMFIGDLDKVVNLLLSLSGRLARVENVLSGLGEDASNEERSSLNEKRKVLAGQHEDARELKENLDRRERVVLDILANYLSEEQLQDYQHFVKMKSTLLIEQRKLDDKIKLGQEQVKCLLESLPSDFIPKAGALVLPPNLESETAPVGGCTLSGIFPTLTSPL is encoded by the exons CTCCTCTACCAGTGACCTCTCCAACTATGACCACGCGTACCTGAGGCGAAGCCCTGACCACTGCAGCTCCCAGGGGAGCAtggagagcctggagcccagtgggGGATACCCACCCTGCCATCTTCTCTCCCCTGCCAAGTCCACCAGCAGCATTGACCAGCTCAGCCACCTCCACAACAAGAGAGACTCGGCGTACAGCTCCTTCTCCACCAGCTCTAGCATCCTGGAGTATCCGCCCCCCGGCATCTCTAGCCGGGAGCGTTCAGGCTCCGTGGACACCACTTCTGCCCGGGGCGGCCTCCTAGAAGGGATGAGGCAGGCAGACATTCGCTATGTCAAGACAGTCTATGATCCCCGGAGGGGAGTCTCAGCAGAGTATGAGGTGAACTCTTCAGCCCTGCTTCTCCAAGGGAGGGAGGCCCGAGCATCAGCAGATGGTCAGGGCTATGATAAATGGCACAGTGTTCCTCGGGGCAAGGGGGCGCCCCCCCCATCCTGGAGCCAGCAATGCCCCGGTTCCTTGGAGACGGCCACTTCCAGCCTGGCTCCTAAAGCGGCCGCACCGCTGCCCCCAGCTCGGAGCGACAGTTATGCAGCCTTTCGGCAGCGAGAACGGCCCAACTCTTGGTCTAGCCTTGATCAGAAGCGGTTCTGTCGGCCTCAGGCAAACGTCGCAGCCTCCCTGAAATCTCCCTTCTTAGAGGAACAGCTGCATACTGTGCTAGAGAAGAGTCCAGAGAACAGCCCCCCAGCGAAGCCCAAGCATAATTACCCCCAGAAGGCCCAACCTGGCCAACCTCTACTGCCAACTGGCATCTACCCGGTACCTTCTCTGGAGCCACACtttgcccaggtgccccagccttctGTGAGTGGTAACGGCACGCTCTACCCAGCACTGGCCAAGGAGAGTGGGTATACAGCTCCCCACGGAGCTTGTGACAAAATGGCTACCTTTGACGAGAATGGGAACCAAAATGGATCTAGCAGGTCTGGGTTCGCCTTCTACCAGCCTCTAGAACCTGATTCAATGTCCCTGGTAGAGAGGAAACCTGAAACTTCAGCCAAATGTGTCCCCTACAGAGTCCATTTCCCTTCAGTACCTGAAAATGAGGAGGATACCTCACTGGAGAGACAGCTCGCCCCTCTCCACGGCAGCAGCCCACATCCCAACGAGAGAAAGAGCACCCACAGCAACAAACCATATTCTAATCACCACAGCCTCAAAGTGGGTGAAGACAAGAGATCTTCCAGGCCCTCAGAGCCCTGGGAGGGTGATTTACACGCAGACCACAATGCCAACCTGCAGCACAGGCTGGAGAGGGAGAGCCTAGGCCAGAGCCCGCCGAACAACTTTGGCAGGACCAAGTCAGCCTTCTCCTCTCTCCAGAACATTCCTGAGAATCTAAGaaggcagagcagcatggagccAGGAAGAGGAGCCCAGGAGGGCTACCAGGATGGCAGGTCCACCTGTGTAGTCAACAGCAAGGGGGAGGACTCTGGCAGGAAAGCTGTTCCCGATCACAGGAGCCACCTGGACAGGCCAGTTTCCTATCCAAGGCCCGAGGCGAGAACCAGTGCCTTGGCCTCTTTCCCAAGTTCAGACCCAAGGCACGAGgaccctccctctccaccccaccagCAGACATCCAGTCTGGGCCGGAGGCGGCTCAGCTCCAGCAGCGCCTCGGCTCTGCAGGGCTTTCAGTATGGGAAGCCTCACTGCTCCGTGCTGGAGAAGGTTTCCAAGATAGAGCAGCGAGAACAAGGGAGCCAGAGACCCCTAAGTGTGGGCAGCTCTCATTATGGCCATAACTACAGGCCCAACAGGACCGTTCCAAATTCTCATCCTTTTGGGAAGGACTTTGAGGAGACAAAAGGCAATATCCGTTTTTCCGACTCCACTGAACCCATAGGCAATGGGGAGCAGCAGCACTTCAAAAAGGAGGAGCCAAAGCTGGAAGAGATTACCTGGCAGCCACACAGTCAGCAGTTGAGGAGGGGTGCGGATGGCGGCTGTGGCCCCCAGCTCCAAGGCAGTGAGCCCCTGAGGCGGGACACGCACCTGCTCCGCAGCCAGAGCACCTTTCAGCTCTTAGGCGAGACGGAGCAGGAGCCCCTGTGGCTGGATGACAGGCCCAGCACGCCCGAGTCGCCGGTGCTGGACGCCCCTTTCAGCCGTGCCTACCGGAACAGCATCAAGGACGCGCAGTCCCGCGTCCTGGGGGCCACCTCCTTTCGACGCCGGGACCTCGAGCCGGGGACACCCGCGGCTTCGAGAGCCTGGCGTCCAAGGCCCGCCTCAGCCCACGTGGGGCTGCGGAGCCCGGAGGCGGCGGCTTCCGCCTCCCCGCACACCCCTCGTGAGCGGCACAGCGTGACCCCGGCCGAGGGCGACCCTGCCCGACCCGCGCTCCCTGCCACCCGAAGGGGGCCGCGCCGTCGCCTGACCCCCGAACAGAAGAAGCGCTCCTATTCGGAGCCCGAGAAGATGAACGAGGTGGGGATCTCGGAGGAGGCCGAGCCGGCGCCCTCGAGCGCGCAGAAGAAGGGGCTGCGTTTCACCGAGAGCACCGTGGCGGACCGGCGCCGCATCTTCGAGCGCGACGGCAAGGCCTGCTCGACGCTCAGCCTGTCGGGCCCCGAGCTGAAGCAGTTCCAGCAGAGCGCCCTGGCCGACTACATCCAGCGCAAGACCGGCAAGCGGCCCTCCGCCGCCGCCTGCAGCCTCCAGGAGCCCGGGCCACCGCGGGAGCGCGCCCAGAGCACCTACCTGCAGCCCGGCCCCGCGGCGTCCGAGGGCCCCGGCCTCACCTCGGCCTCCAGCCTCTGCTCGCTGCGGGAACCGAGCCTGCAGCTCCGCAGAGAGGCCGCCTTCCTACCCGCCGCAGCAGCGGCGGGGGACGTGGGGGAGTCCCCACGGGCCCCCAGAGATCGCAGCAGCTCCTTCGCTGGTGGTCATGTCTTTGGGGAGCTGCGACGTGGGGACCAAGCCCCGAGGGAGCTGCTCGCTGGAGCTAACTATGGGCCGAAGGGCACCCAGAGGGTGGACAGGACCCCTGGGGAGCCCTCCTCGTGGGGGGCCGCAGCCAGGAGGGCTGGGAAGTCCATGTCTGCTGAAGACCTGCTGGAGCGCTCAGACGTCCTGGCGGTTCCTGTCCATGTGAGATCACGGTCCTCTCCCACTGCAGACAAGCGTCAG GATGTGGTTTTGGGGGAAAACAACAGCTTTGGCCCTGTGAAGGATCCGTATTATTTGGCTGGCCCTGGGTCCAG GTCCGTCAGTTGTTCAGAAAGAGGCCACGAAGACATGCTGTTGCTCAAACACCATCCTAGCCTTCGTTGGGGTGGTTCAGGCTGCAAAGCAGTTGGTGGTTCCTCTGTACCCAGCGAATGTCCTGGACCCCTGGACCATCAGAGGCAGGCCAGCAGAACAACGCCTTGCCCCAGGCTGTTGCCCACAGGAATGCAAGGGCATCTCACAGACACCAGGGCTGCATCCCTGACCCCACTCAGCTCAGCTCTGCCTTCCCCCGTTCCCTCCAGCTCCCAGGCTGCGACCGATCAGCTGACTGGAAGGGACTGTCAGACAGGGCAACAGCCTCTTCCTCCATACACCCCAGCAGTGACCCACAGAAGCAATGGTCACAGCCTGGTCCAGCCTGCCAGTCCAAGAGGCCACGAGCCCAACAGCCCGGAGCATGGGCTAGAAGAGGCAACAAGGAAGCGGGTCTCGTTGCCTCAGCGGCCTGCCCCACCTCGGGTGAAGTGGGCCCACACGGTCAGAGAGGACAGCCTCCCTGAAGAATCCTCGTCACCTGATTTTGGAGACCTGAAGCACTACAAAACACAGCAGACTCCTCCAAGCTCAGGCAGCACTCTAGACTCGCCTCTTGGGGCCCCAAGCACTCCAGGGAGGATCTCCCTCCGAATATCTGAGTCGGTCCTGCTGGCCTCCCCACCACCTCgggaagatgatgatgatgaggtgTTTGTGAAGGACTTGTGCCCCAACGCCGCTTCCAGCCCCGCATTTgaacttcccccacccccaccgcctccGCTGAGCCAGGACACCCCAGTGAATAGCTTGGATGactttcctccacctcctccccacgCTCTGTATGAGGCAGAACTGGACAGTGAGGATCACAAGGAGCCCTGTACCAG CAGCTCCAGCAAATTTGCCAAGGTGACGGTTGCCAAGGAAAGGCCCATGCCTGGTACAGTCCATTTGGTTGGCAGTCATATACCAGCTTCCAGATCGCAAACTTCTATCAAGGGTTCAGAAGCCAACGAGACCAACCCAACCTCCACCATGGGCGCTCTGCCCCAACTTGCTGGGGCTCTTGGCAAGCAGCCAGGCCCCGGGCAGCCATCTCCCATCCACAACCCAGTCAGTGGGACTCAGAGTTTAGAAAAGAATGTTAGTTCTGGTCCTCAGAAGACCTCAGAAGACATCAGAACAGAGGCTCTGGCAAAGGAAATTGTCCACCAAGACAAATCTCTGGCAGACATTTTGGATCCagactccagaatgaagacaactaTGGACCTGATGGAAGGTTTGTTTCCCCGAGATGTAAACTTGTTGAAGGAGAACAGCATAAAGAGAAAGGCCATGCAAAGAACTGTCAACTGTGCAGGATATGAAAGCAAGAG GAGTGAAGACAAGGAGGCAATGGGCGTGCTGGTCAACTGTCCTGCCTACTACAGTGTGTCTGCTCCCAAGGCTGAGCTTCTGAACAAGATCAAGGATATGCCAGAGGAGGTGaatgaggaagaggagcaggTGGATGTCAATGAAAAGAAG GCCGAGCTCATTGGAAGCCTCACCCACAAGCTTGAGACCCTGCAGGAAGCGAAAGGGAGTCTGCTGATGGACATCAAGCTCAATAATGCCTTGGGGGAAGAGGTGGAGGCTTTGATCAGTGAGCTCTGCAAGCCGAATGAGTTTGACAAGTACAAGATGTTCATCGGGGATTTGGACAAGGTGGTAAACCTGCTGCTCTCCCTCTCAGGGCGCCTGGCCCGTGTGGAAAACGTCCTTAGCGGCCTCGGTGAAGATGCCAGTAATGAAGAAAGG AGCTCCCTCAACGAGAAGAGGAAGGTCTTGGCTGGGCAGCACGAGGATGCCCGGGAGCTCAAGGAGAACCTGGATCGGAGGGAGCGTGTAGTGTTGGACATCCTGGCCAACTACCTGTCAGAGGAGCAGCTCCAGGATTACCAGCATTTCGTGAAAATGAAGTCAACACTCCTCATTGAGCAGCGAAAGCTGGACGACAAGATCAAGCTAGGCCAGGAACAAGTCAAGTGTCTGCTGGAGAGCCTCCCGTCTGATTTCATTCCCAAGGCAGGGGCCTTGGTTCTGCCCCCAAACCTTGAGAGTGAAACGGCTCCTGTTGGGGGGTGTACTTTAAGTGGTATTTTTCCAACATTAACCTCCCCACTTTAA